From one Lasioglossum baleicum chromosome 11, iyLasBale1, whole genome shotgun sequence genomic stretch:
- the Ppn gene encoding proteoglycan-like sulfated glycoprotein papilin isoform X1, producing MTAARSTWSSVLLILIIGLSVRDTFARHHHIKLRHERHRRQHGESYLHSSSVLDTDEPERGTWGPWSSPSSCSRSCGGGVSHQTRQCLDVDDNGYNKCTGATRRFFSCNVQECPEGSKDFRTEQCAEFNSVPFEGVNYDWIPYTGGPNKCELNCMPRGERFFYRHKLSVIDGTPCEPEKNDVCVEGKCVHVGCDMMLGSNVQEDACRECGGDGSDCNTVSGLFDSDDLQVGYIDILVIPRGATNIEVKEIQSSNNYLAVRNTTGHYYLNGNWRIDFPRSLKFAGTIFHYSRDPQGFSAPDTITALGPTNEPIYVVLLYQDHNVGVNYEYSMPKKFSQQTDADSYTWIADEFSSCSATCGRGYQSRRVACVRRRDSRPVDDSLCDPQMEPADTVSCNPDPCPPVWVEGEWGPCSKHCGEGGEQTREIKCEQVIAGEIPSVVDDSQCLEKVGPKGPTSQECNKDLQCPQFHTGPWKPCDRLCGPGKETRKVTCYKKENGKIQVLEDQECEGEVPEREKPCELRPCDGLDWVTSDWSGCDDKCGLTQETRTAHCATQDGTVYPDDKCEPEKKPELSRECEGKKDCEFLWFGSQWSDCSAKCGSGVQTRKVFCGTFDGDTVKKVSEEKCDASKKFNDTEVCTVEEDCKGEWFAGPWSECSKPCGGGSMNRAVICMRDNMTVPTKQCDMNTIIFATEDCNKQPCEDDEVIPVSPETIKDLADKDEDEDECEVYEDEDFVTVSSSLASGDDKSSKPDATLSTSDMDDEETTSKSDDMLTKSSMDDVMLGDDAGFTVARGDISPGETGSGEGSGTDFTDILAGAYTPEFGSTFEGSGTEITTDETGDFTTVSGETEVTDETATEESTVSGATEETGATGASTPETSDGTSEMPGTTESSETDATPASGETTEPGPTTSASETGSPVTGATEDTTDDLPSGFEHEPKGVTSEPETTESGATEGTTESGPTESTVSTESPETTESGPTTESGATEATESTESGATTESTESAMTETTESGQTTESGQTTESGMSTESGQTTESGQTTESGQTTESGQTTESGQTTESGQTTESGQTTESGQTTESGQTTESGQTTESGMTTESGTTETTESGQTTESGQTTESGETTESGQTTESGITTESGMTTESAESTTEESTVSGETTESGETTESGGTTESGETTPTDVTESTVSGLTPSTEDEEGVTPVSELWTTLMPDVTTRKQRVCKVPKKKACKTKPFGCCYDGITAAKGPFGQGCPTPKTCNDTKYGCCPDGVSAATGSDNRGCPESHCSETLFGCCPDGVTASEGNDFEGCKKPCNQTEFGCCPDKETPASGKDNMGCCNVTTFGCCPDGIKPASGPDEEGCKEEVISVTPVTDVYDVSTTVEDCANTTYGCCPDGVSAATGSNFEGCGVINTENCTASYFGCCPDSRAPALGPSNYGCRMPCENTTYGCCEDNTTPAHGPQREGCCLSTQYKCCPDNILPARGPNFYGCGCQYTRFGCCPDNSTAARGPQNEGCGCKYTPNGCCPNRFTPATGPNYEGCQCYTYQFGCCPDGVTIAKGPRLQGCGCENTEHKCCSDGKTPAKGPNFAGCSCDASKYDCCPDGVEEAQGENFEGCLTVPSTPGAACVLDKDRGSCRDFTVNWYFNTEYGGCSRFWYGGCDGNENRFKTQEECKEVCVQPKGKDACYLPKIPGPCEGYFPTWYYDSGRKQCGQFVYGGCLGNANKFKSREECEELCVVPTDLDPCEQPKEVGPCQGNFTRWFFNADSQTCETYKYGGCKGNDNNFATEIACHQQCLQPKGRKVKLTEVCVLEKDPGPCPGSVLRWYYDAERQTCNQFVYGGCKGNGNRFRTRAACEQRCPVTEQDSCLLPALSGECHNYTQRWYYDSYEQQCRQFYYGGCGGNENNFQSEQDCLNRCQTALTTPAPPSVVADFRPDFCFLPDEHGPCSEDHIKWFYDSRDGVCKQFRFGGCQSNGNNFNSREECEYRCGDVQDPCSLPRVVGPCNGFDKQYFYDHRTDSCYEFEYSGCQGNKNRFQDQASCERKCKRTFVTSPPVHNITVTPPPPVETVTKSPICYAPIDPGNCDQDITAYYYDIQNQRCQAFIYGGCDGNANRFQTEEQCERLCGKFHGQDMCNLPPDRGECRGAFPKFFYDTVSRICREFQYGGCEGNANRFSSISECESICIHHEEPVPAGNDTNASNLSICKEPVDSGSCTSDSMIKRFYFDEEYQTCRAFIYTGCGGNRNRFKTFEACIHTCLQPTNEIDVDTPGYRTDPCAEAREECEAIRCPYGTEAFVDEQDCQRCRCVDPCRTQICPDGSKCAIILAATKDGTEYKGVCRPTTKPGNCPNVTNSTRCEQECVTDADCTEDRKCCDNGCGTSCLEPAVEEVPTTLRPWVTSPPAGAEPASIQQPEEPRVSAQEGGYVTLTCIARGNPRPSITWRKDTSLIATSENRRRILHDGSLQIINLYKYDGGTYICIADNGLGPPVRLEYQLVVTEPREMTASILGEPNTVVTITMNSPISLHCYAIGWPRPFVTWWRGHDIVPLTSDVYEQDSDSTLIIRSVTLPTLGVYTCQAFNAIGRAASWSVTLQAIGPVYNVKPEYEQYTRYLVEPPSKPQYPYRPNRNETVTYQTYAPVYPTRQTHIPTVSPIGVLTTQPATASRYIVPVNVSISIGQNQFPEESDINIVCNVDGYPIPRVSWYKDDELIHPNERVQINELNKLVINNANKEDSGRYRCEATNEYSSASESVDIQVAGIFIHPNCQDNAFFANCRLIVKAKYCTHKYYAKFCCRSCTEAGQLPSRGSHLNNSLRRRRDVLKSLV from the exons GAATGTCCCGAAGGTTCAAAAGATTTCCGTACAGAACAGTGTGCGGAATTCAACAGCGTTCCCTTCGAAGGAGTCAACTACGA TTGGATCCCTTACACCGGCGGTCCGAACAAGTGCGAATTGAATTGCATGCCGCGGGGCGAGCGTTTCTTCTACAGGCACAAGCTGTCGGTGATCGACGGGACGCCTTGCGAGCCCGAGAAGAACGACGTCTGCGTCGAAGGCAAATGCGTG CACGTCGGATGCGACATGATGCTGGGAAGCAACGTGCAGGAAGACGCTTGCAGAGAATGCGGCGGTGACGGATCCGATTGTAACACTGTCTCTGGACTATTCGACAGCGATGATCTACAAGTCG GGTACATCGACATCCTGGTGATCCCGAGGGGAGCGACGAACATAGAGGTGAAGGAGATCCAGTCGTCGAACAATTActtag CCGTTAGAAACACGACGGGCCACTATTATCTGAACGGAAACTGGAGGATAGACTTCCCACGAAGCCTGAAATTCGCTGGAACCATATTCCATTATTCGAGAGACCCGCAAGGATTCTCGGCACCCGACACCATTACCGCCTTGGGGCCGACGAATGAACCAATTTACGTGGTG CTACTGTATCAAGACCATAATGTCGGAGTGAACTACGAGTACAGTATGCCAAAGAAATTCTCCCAGCAAACAGACGCAGACAGCTACACCTGGATAGCCGATGAGTTTTCAAGCTGCAGCGCGACTTGTGGCAGAG GTTATCAGTCAAGAAGAGTAGCCTGTGTGAGAAGAAGGGACAGCCGGCCAGTGGATGATAGCCTCTGCGATCCACAGATGGAACCAGCTGACACAGTGTCCTGTAACCCGGACCCCTGTCCACCTGTGTGGGTGGAGGGCGAATGGGGTCCATGCAGCAAGCACTGCGGGGAAGGAGGTGAGCAGACCCGAGAGATCAAATGCGAGCAGgtcatcgccggtgaaataccatcGGTGGTGGACGATAGCCAGTGTCTGGAGAAGGTGGGACCAAAAGGGCCAACCAGCCAGGAGTGTAACAAAGATCTACAGTGCCCTCAATTCCACACTGGACCATGGAAACCG TGCGATCGTCTATGCGGGCCAGGCAAGGAAACAAGAAAAGTGACATGCTACAAGAAAGAAAATGGCAAGATCCAAGTGTTGGAGGACCAAGAATGCGAAGGCGAGGTTCCAGAGCGTGAGAAGCCCTGCGAATTGAGACCTTGCGATGGCCTCGACTGGGTCACGTCGGATTGGAGTGGT TGCGATGACAAATGCGGACTGACTCAAGAGACGAGAACCGCTCACTGCGCCACGCAAGACGGCACCGTTTATCCGGATGACAAgtgcgagcctgagaagaagccAGAATTGAGCCGGGAATGCGAGGGAAAGAAGGATTGCGAGTTCCTCTGGTTTGGATCTCAGTGGAGCGAC TGTTCAGCGAAATGCGGTTCGGGCGTGCAGACTCGCAAGGTGTTCTGCGGCACGTTCGACGGAGACACGGTGAAGAAGGTGTCGGAGGAGAAGTGCGACGCGAGCAAGAAGTTCAACGACACAGAAGTTTGCACCGTCGAGGAGGATTGCAAAGGCGAATGGTTCGCCGGGCCATGGAGCGAG TGTTCGAAACCATGCGGCGGCGGCAGCATGAACCGCGCGGTGATTTGCATGAGGGACAACATGACGGTACCCACGAAACAGTGTGACATGAACACGATCATTTTCGCGACCGAGGATTGCAACAAGCAACCGTGCGAAGATG ACGAGGTGATACCAGTTTCTCCGGAGACCATCAAAGATCTGGCCGACAAAGACGAAGACGAGGACGAATGCGAAGTGTACGAAGACGAAGACTTCGTAACAGTTTCCTCCAGCCTTGCATCCGGC GATGATAAATCGAGTAAGCCAGATGCCACGCTGTCAACAAGCGACATGGACGAT GAAGAAACAACGAGCAAATCGGACGACATGCTCACAAAGAGTAGCATGGACGATGTAATGCTCGGCGACGATGCTGGTTTTACCGTTGCCAGAGGTGACATATCGCCAGGCGAAACCGGAAGTGGTGAAGGAAGCGGCACAGATTTCACTGACATCCTCGCAGGTGCATACACCCCTGAATTTGGGTCTACCTTCGAAGGCAGTGGAACAGAAATTACAACAGACGAGACTGGTGACTTCACCACGGTCTCGGGCGAAACTGAAGTCACTGATGAGACTGCGACTGAAGAAAGCACTGTATCTGGTG CAACTGAAGAAACTGGTGCAACAGGTGCATCGACACCGGAAACCAGCGACGGCACATCGGAAATGCCAGGCACCACCGAATCTTCAGAAACAGATGCAACTCCAGCCTCTGGAGAAACCACAGAACCAGGTCCGACCACTTCTGCATCCGAAACTGGAAGCCCTGTTACAGGAGCAACTG aaGACACCACAGACGATTTACCCAGCGGATTCGAACACGAGCCAAAAGGGGTAACGAGCGAACCTGAGACCACAGAATCAGGTGCCACCGAGGGAACCACAGAATCTGGTCCCACCGAATCGACAGTGTCAACAGAATCCCCTGAGACTACTGAGTCTGGTCCAACAACGGAGTCTGGAGCCACTGAAGCCACCGAAAGCACTGAATCTGGTGCTACAACCGAAAGCACCGAGTCTGCGATGACTGAGACCACTGAATCCGGTCAGACCACTGAATCTGGACAGACTACAGAATCTGGAATGTCTACTGAATCTGGCCAAACAACTGAATCTGGCCAAACAACTGAATCTGGCCAAACAACTGAATCTGGTCAAACAACTGAATCTGGTCAAACAACTGAATCTGGTCAAACAACTGAATCTGGTCAAACAACTGAATCTGGTCAAACAACTGAATCTGGCCAGACTACAGAATCTGGTCAGACTACAGAATCCGGAATGACCACTGAGTCTGGAACGACTGAGACCACTGAGTCTGGTCAAACCACTGAGTCTGGTCAAACCACTGAATCTGGTGAAACTACTGAATCTGGACAGACTACGGAATCCGGAATTACTACTGAGTCCGGAATGACCACCGAGTCTGCTGAGTCGACGACAGAAGAATCTACAGTGTCTGGTGAGACCACAGAGTCCGGAGAAACCACAGAATCCGGTGGTACCACTGAATCTGGTGAAACTACTCCGACTGATGTTACTGAGTCCACCGTTTCCGGTTTGACGCCGTCTACCGAAGATGAGGAAGGTGTTACACCTG TATCCGAACTCTGGACAACATTAATGCCGGACGTGACAACCCGCAAGCAACGTGTCTGCAAAGTGCCCAAGAAGAAAGCTTGCAAGACGAAACCATTCGGTTGCTGTTATGATGGAATCACGGCAGCTAAAGGTCCCTTTGGCCAGGGTTGTCCAACTCCGAAGACGTgtaatgataccaaatatggcTGCTGCCCTGATGGTGTTTCTGCAGCTACTGGGTCAGATAACAGAGGATGCCCTGAGTCGCATTGCTCCGAGACCTTGTTCGGTTGTTGTCCCGATGGAGTCACTGCTTCTGAAGGAAACGATTTCGAGGGCTGCAAGAAGCCTTGCAACCAGACCGA ATTTGGATGTTGTCCTGACAAAGAGACACCAGCAAGCGGCAAAGACAATATGGGATGTTGCAACGTCACCACGTTCGGATGCTGTCCTGATGGAATCAAACCAGCTTCTGGACCAGATGAGGAAG GTTGCAAAGAAGAAGTTATCTCGGTCACTCCTGTCACGGATGTCTATGACGTCTCCACTACCGTGGAAGATTGCGCGAACACCACTTACGGTTGCTGTCCTGACGGCGTCAGTGCTGCAACTGGCAGTAACTTCGAAGGATGCGGCGTTATCAATACTGAAAACTGCACTGCTTCGTACTTCGGATGCTGTCCTGACAGTCGTGCTCCAG CTCTGGGACCGAGTAATTATGGCTGCCGCATGCCATGCGAGAATACCACTTATGGTTGCTGCGAGGACAACACTACCCCCGCTCACGGACCCCAAAGAGAGGGTTGCTGCCTGTCAACGCAGTACAAGTGCTGTCCTGATAATATTTTGCCTGCACGTGGACCAAACTTTTATGGTTGCGGATGTCAGTACACTAGATTTGGTTGTTGCCCGGATAATTCTACTGCAGCACGAGGTCCACAGAATGAAGGGTGCGGCTGCAAATACACACCTAACGGATGTTGCCCTAATCGATTCACACCTGCCACTGGACCGAACTACGAGGGCTGTCAGTGCTATACTTATCAGTTCGGGTGCTGTCCTGATGGCGTCACTATTGCCAAAGGACCTCGCTTACAAG GTTGTGGATGCGAGAACACAGAGCATAAATGTTGTTCCGACGGAAAGACACCAGCGAAGGGACCGAACTTTGCAGGATGCAGTTGCGATGCATCGAAGTATGACTGCTGCCCCGACGGAGTTGAAGAAGCTCAAGGTGAGAACTTCGAGGGCTGTCTCACGGTACCATCGACACCTGGAGCTGCCTGTGTATTGGATAAAGACAGAGGTTCCTGCAGAGACTTCACCGTCAATTGGTACTTCAATACGGAGTACGGTGGTTGCTCGAGATTCTGGTACGGAGGCTGCGATGGTAATGAGAATCGATTCAAGACTCAGGAGGAGTGCAAGGAAGTGTGCGTTCAGCCTAAAGGAAAAG ATGCTTGCTACCTGCCGAAGATCCCAGGACCTTGCGAAGGCTACTTCCCCACGTGGTACTATGATTCTGGCAGGAAACAGTGCGGTCAGTTCGTTTATGGAGGTTGTCTTGGAAATGCGAACAAGTTCAAGTCTAGAGAAGAGTGTGAGGAGCTTTGTGTTGTTCCTACTGACCTGG ATCCCTGCGAGCAACCAAAGGAAGTAGGTCCCTGCCAAGGCAACTTCACCAGATGGTTCTTCAACGCCGACTCTCAAACTTGCGAGACGTACAAATATGGCGGCTGCAAAGGAAACGACAACAATTTCGCAACGGAAATTGCCTGCCATCAGCAATGTCTGCAACCGAAAGGAAGAAAAG TCAAACTGACAGAGGTGTGCGTCCTGGAGAAAGACCCCGGACCATGTCCGGGCTCGGTGTTGCGCTGGTATTATGATGCCGAGCGTCAGACGTGTAACCAATTTGTTTATGGGGGTTGCAAAGGCAACGGGAATAGATTCCGTACACGAGCTGCCTGCGAGCAGCGCTGCCCCGTAACAG AGCAAGACAGCTGTCTTTTGCCTGCGCTATCGGGAGAGTGCCACAACTACACCCAGCGATGGTACTACGACTCTTACGAACAACAATGTAGACAATTTTACTATGGCGGCTGTGGTGGAAACGAGAACAATTTCCAGAGTGAACAGGATTGCCTTAACAGGTGTCAAACTGCACTCACCACCCCCGCACCGCCGAGCGTGGTCGCTGACTTTAGACCAG ATTTCTGCTTCCTTCCTGATGAACATGGACCGTGCTCCGAGGATCATATCAAATGGTTCTATGACAGCAGAGATGGCGTTTGTAAACAATTCAGATTTGGTGGCTGCCAGAGCAATGGGAACAACTTCAACAGCAGGGAGGAGTGCGAGTATCGTTGCGGAGATGTTCAAG ATCCCTGCAGCCTGCCCAGAGTCGTCGGTCCCTGCAACGGCTTCGACAAACAATACTTCTACGATCACCGGACAGATTCATGCTACGAATTCGAGTACAGTGGCTGTCAAGGCAACAAAAATCGCTTCCAGGATCAGGCCTCCTGCGAAAGAAAATGCAAGAGGACGTTTGTCACAAGTCCACCAGTTCATAATATCACTGTCACACCACCTCCTCCCGTTGAGACTGTTACGAAGAGTCCTATCTGCTATGCTCCTATCGATCCTGGCAACTGCGATCAGGATATCACTGCTTATTACTATGATATTCAAAACCAGAGATGTCAAGCGTTCATCTATGGTGGATGCGACGGCAATGCGAATCGATTCCAGACTGAGGAACAGTGCGAACGTCTTTGCGGCAAATTCCATGGACAAG ACATGTGCAACTTGCCACCGGACCGTGGCGAGTGCAGAGGTGCATTCCCGAAATTCTTCTACGATACAGTCAGCCGGATCTGTCGCGAATTCCAGTATGGCGGCTGTGAAGGAAATGCAAACAGATTTAGCTCGATTTCCGAGTGCGAGTCGATTTGTATTCACCACGAGGAGCCTGTGCCAGCTGGAAACGACACGAACGCTTCGAACCTGT CGATCTGTAAAGAACCGGTCGACAGCGGCTCCTGTACTTCCGATTCAATGATCAAACGGTTCTACTTTGACGAGGAATATCAAACCTGTCGTGCGTTCATTTATACCGGATGCGGTGGCAATCGAAACCGATTCAAGACCTTCGAAGCTTGCATTCACACATGCCTGCAGC CCACCAACGAGATCGACGTGGACACCCCAGGATATCGAACGGATCCTTGCGCGGAGGCTCGCGAAGAATGCGAAGCAATTCGATGTCCTTACGGCACCGAGGCGTTCGTGGACGAACAGGATTGCCAGCGATGCAGATGCGTGGATCCTTGCAGGACACAAATTTGTCCTGATGGCAGCAAGTGCGCGATCATATTAGCCGCTACCAAGGATGGCACCGAGTACAAAGGCGTTTGCAGGCCCA cAACGAAGCCAGGAAACTGTCCGAACGTAACGAACAGCACCAGGTGCGAGCAAGAGTGTGTCACGGACGCCGACTGCACGGAAGACAGGAAATGCTGCGATAATGGCTGCGGCACTTCCTGTTTGGAGCCCGCTGTCGAGGAAGTTCCGACTACGCTTCGACCCTGGGTTACCTCTCCACCTGCTGGAGCTGAACCTGCTTCGATTCAGCAACCGGAAGAGCCACGAGTTAGCGCACAAGAAGGCGGTTATGTCACTTTGACTTGCATTGCGAGAGGAAACCCGAGACCGAGCATTACGTGGAGGAAGGACACGTCATTG ATCGCAACGTCGGAGAACAGGCGTCGCATACTGCACGACGGCTCTCTACAAATCATAAATCTATACAAATACGATGGCGGAACTTATATTTGCATAGCTGACAACGGCTTGGGACCGCCGGTAAGACTggaataccaattggtagtcaCAG AGCCTCGAGAAATGACCGCATCCATACTAGGGGAGCCGAACACGGTGGTGACGATCACGATGAACTCGCCTATATCACTTCATTGCTACGCGATAGGTTGGCCCAGGCCTTTTGTCACTTGGTGGCGAGGCCACGACATAGTGCCCTTGACCTCGGACGTCTATGAACAGGACTCTGACTCCACTCTCATAATCCGATCAGTGACCTTGCCCACTCTAGGTGTATACACTTGCCAAGCCTTCAACGCTATTGGCCGGGCTGCGTCCTGGTCAGTGACCTTGCAGGCTATTGGCCCggtgtataatgtcaaacctgAGTACGAACAGTATACCAGATACCTAGTCGAACCTCCTAGCAAACCTCAGTATCCGTATAGACCCAACAGAAATGAGACCGTGACTTATCAGACCTATGCTCCTGTATATCCCACTAGACAAACCCATATTCCTACTGTCAGTCCTATAGGGGTATTGACCACACAGCCGGCTACTGCTTCGAGATATATAG TTCCTGTCAACGTTAGCATATCCATAGGACAAAATCAGTTCCCCGAAGAAAGCGACATAAACATCGTCTGCAACGTTGATGGTTATCCAATTCCGAGAGTATCTTGGTACAAGGATGATGAGCTGATTCATCCTAATGAACGAGTACAGATCAACG AACTGAACAAACTCGTGATTAACAATGCGAACAAAGAGGACTCGGGAAGATACCGTTGCGAGGCTACCAACGAGTATTCCTCAGCCTCTGAGAGCGTGGATATACAAGTTGCCG GAATTTTCATCCACCCGAACTGCCAGGACAACGCGTTCTTCGCGAACTGCAGACTAATAGTGAAGGCGAAGTACTGCACGCACAAGTACTACGCGAAGTTCTGCTGTCGATCCTGCACAGAGGCTGGCCAACTGCCATCGAGAGGGTCTCACCTGAACAACTCGTTGAGGAGGCGAAGGGACGTCCTGAAGTCGCTGGTCTAG